Proteins from a genomic interval of Streptomyces fodineus:
- a CDS encoding SAF domain-containing protein has product MVVSAVGFALVGQAVGEREQVLVLAHDVPAGRVLKSADLRAVEVAADAGVVPLADRGTVLGRQAKVPLVAGSLLAPGQVGTSAVFPPRGFSQLAFAVEPGGAPPDLARGERVAVLPGPDGAAAAGDQETAPSAVAGTVTGVREPESAGGPRVVTVLVETGAARRAAQLEHPRVVVLPAEGREAP; this is encoded by the coding sequence GTGGTGGTCTCAGCGGTCGGCTTCGCGCTGGTGGGGCAGGCGGTGGGGGAGCGGGAGCAGGTTCTCGTGCTGGCGCACGATGTGCCGGCCGGGCGGGTGCTGAAGTCGGCCGATCTGCGTGCCGTGGAGGTGGCGGCCGACGCAGGTGTGGTGCCCCTCGCGGATCGGGGCACCGTGCTGGGGCGGCAGGCGAAGGTGCCGCTGGTCGCTGGATCGTTGCTGGCTCCCGGCCAGGTGGGCACGAGCGCGGTCTTCCCTCCGAGGGGGTTCTCGCAGTTGGCGTTCGCCGTGGAGCCGGGCGGCGCACCGCCTGATCTCGCCCGCGGGGAGCGTGTTGCGGTCCTGCCCGGCCCGGACGGTGCCGCAGCGGCGGGTGATCAGGAGACGGCGCCGTCGGCGGTGGCGGGGACGGTGACGGGCGTGAGGGAGCCGGAGTCGGCGGGCGGGCCTCGGGTGGTCACGGTGCTGGTGGAGACCGGTGCGGCACGGCGGGCGGCGCAGCTTGAGCATCCGCGCGTGGTCGTGCTTCCTGCCGAGGGGCGTGAGGCACCGTGA
- a CDS encoding ATP-binding protein produces the protein MTARYPLGVTTWVVWRWTTCTPDGPARARAALRCALDELGFEGEVVSDVVLAVSEFIANATEHAVGPYEMRLCRTAVEVICEVEDHDPRLPELPAFLVTSPYAPVEENRGGGLEALCVLLSERGRGLHIVHELTKGAWGFRIQKKTKVAWLTFPAELHSMQHGADSVPGDDLEVVDSRE, from the coding sequence ATGACCGCACGCTATCCCCTGGGTGTCACCACGTGGGTTGTGTGGCGCTGGACGACCTGTACCCCAGATGGTCCGGCGCGGGCTCGGGCTGCCCTGCGCTGCGCTCTCGACGAGCTCGGCTTCGAGGGCGAGGTGGTCAGTGATGTGGTGCTGGCGGTTTCCGAGTTCATCGCCAATGCCACCGAGCACGCTGTGGGCCCGTACGAGATGCGGCTGTGCCGCACCGCCGTGGAAGTCATCTGCGAAGTCGAGGATCATGACCCGCGACTCCCGGAACTCCCCGCATTCCTGGTCACGTCACCGTACGCCCCGGTTGAGGAGAACCGCGGGGGCGGCCTGGAAGCGCTGTGCGTGCTGCTGTCCGAGCGTGGGCGCGGCTTGCACATCGTCCATGAACTCACCAAAGGTGCTTGGGGGTTTCGAATCCAGAAGAAGACGAAGGTGGCGTGGCTGACTTTCCCAGCGGAATTGCATTCAATGCAACATGGCGCGGATTCTGTTCCCGGCGATGACCTGGAGGTTGTTGATTCTAGGGAATGA
- a CDS encoding helix-turn-helix domain-containing protein, which yields MSTDYQQAREGLGLRLRELRLTTPAGRLTGAQLAERLGWPASKVSKLELGKQTATPEDLRMYTEAVGRPEAYEEVLARLRGFESQIRSWKRQLAAGHRPVQAAHNQAQARATVLKAWESSWVVGILQTPGYARAILRHFAGLHGSRLDDLEDAVNARMERQRLLYEPGRKYHIILSEAVLRHMVCPPADLAAQLSYLSGVIGLKTVELGIVPFTASMKLPPGAGFWIYDDRQVVTETWHAELWMDDDATVATYLKVWKTLQESAVYGADAQNVINAALRALNSH from the coding sequence TTGAGCACCGACTACCAGCAGGCGCGCGAAGGCCTGGGACTGCGGCTGCGGGAACTGCGGCTGACGACGCCTGCTGGTCGGCTCACCGGAGCACAGCTCGCCGAGCGTCTGGGTTGGCCCGCTTCCAAGGTCTCCAAGCTTGAGCTGGGCAAGCAGACGGCCACGCCGGAAGACCTTCGCATGTATACGGAGGCGGTCGGTCGGCCTGAGGCGTACGAGGAAGTCCTCGCCAGACTCCGCGGGTTCGAGTCCCAGATCCGTTCGTGGAAGCGTCAGCTGGCCGCAGGCCATCGCCCGGTGCAGGCAGCTCACAACCAGGCGCAGGCCAGGGCGACGGTGCTGAAGGCGTGGGAGTCGTCCTGGGTCGTTGGCATCCTTCAGACACCCGGCTACGCCCGCGCCATCCTGCGACATTTCGCCGGCTTGCACGGCTCTCGGCTCGACGACCTTGAGGATGCCGTGAACGCCCGCATGGAGCGGCAACGTCTGCTGTACGAGCCGGGCCGCAAGTACCACATCATCCTGTCGGAGGCGGTCCTGCGGCACATGGTCTGCCCGCCGGCCGACCTTGCGGCCCAGCTCTCCTACCTGTCCGGTGTGATCGGCCTCAAGACCGTCGAGCTGGGAATTGTTCCATTCACGGCCTCGATGAAGCTGCCGCCTGGCGCGGGCTTCTGGATCTACGACGACCGACAAGTGGTTACCGAGACCTGGCACGCGGAGCTGTGGATGGACGACGACGCCACGGTAGCCACGTACCTGAAGGTCTGGAAGACCTTGCAGGAGTCCGCGGTCTACGGCGCCGACGCCCAGAACGTGATCAACGCGGCGCTGCGGGCGCTGAACTCGCACTGA
- a CDS encoding DUF6879 family protein, producing MARRLRFNGTGSGEGGCPAVHEDLDSGEVIVQGRPITDRDDLRQLQYFDAEREVAVVVPRNTLVDFGPRDETPRIIGLDAFGKLFENFRHTARRIESRRRYASDEADETYAQFVRGEQPAWDMDTAWCRTIRHQVAQGARIERVRIVDRPATVGQRYLLAYAEKNSALGEKIHNLWRGDAERLHLPQADFWVFDSRLVARLIFDEADNLTGAELITEPAAVNRYLQAWDAAWHYAVPYEQFAAVVAAEE from the coding sequence ATGGCCCGACGGCTGCGCTTCAACGGCACCGGAAGCGGCGAAGGAGGCTGCCCCGCGGTGCACGAGGATCTCGACTCCGGCGAGGTCATCGTCCAGGGGCGCCCCATCACCGACCGCGACGACCTGCGACAGCTCCAGTACTTCGATGCCGAGCGCGAAGTCGCAGTCGTCGTGCCGCGCAATACGCTCGTCGACTTCGGCCCGCGCGACGAGACGCCGCGGATCATCGGCCTGGACGCCTTCGGCAAGCTCTTCGAGAACTTCAGGCACACGGCGAGGCGCATCGAGTCCCGCCGCCGCTACGCCTCCGACGAGGCCGACGAGACCTACGCCCAGTTCGTTCGCGGCGAGCAACCGGCATGGGACATGGACACGGCCTGGTGCCGCACGATCCGGCACCAGGTCGCGCAGGGCGCCCGCATCGAACGCGTCCGCATCGTCGACCGCCCGGCAACGGTCGGGCAGCGCTACCTCCTGGCGTACGCCGAGAAGAACAGCGCGCTCGGCGAGAAGATCCACAACCTGTGGCGCGGGGATGCCGAGCGCCTGCATCTGCCACAAGCGGACTTCTGGGTCTTCGACTCGCGACTTGTCGCCCGCCTCATCTTCGATGAAGCCGACAACCTGACCGGGGCCGAACTGATCACCGAGCCCGCGGCCGTGAACCGCTACCTCCAAGCCTGGGACGCGGCATGGCACTATGCCGTCCCGTACGAGCAGTTCGCGGCCGTGGTGGCGGCCGAGGAGTAG
- a CDS encoding SUMF1/EgtB/PvdO family nonheme iron enzyme: MFREKIFISYQRDSAALAQRIHDALEAAGFDAWVDTERIRHTDRWATSIDQALRSADRLVVLLTEKATESREVFNEWFFFYDHRKPIHVVRIDGCELHYQLVPFQRLEWTAQADESEWAARTSALVTALRGSFSWPHAASADDAVVTTPFAPPRTLLGAFAALEEAIRNPDRSVALTDQQLHDIRDHPSRSVREYMLSCYARWCTPRYQLDRRFVRLALVYDEGTDASDRWVTAPSSRRTDDLQTILAGSDSFAYVLLGAPGSGKTTLLRRLELDVAAEGMTHPSDPVVPFNISLAEYGLNAGEPPAPRRWLEDRWRARNPHLPELAHFLESGRLLLLLDGLNELAHLDASDLRRRVDAWRTFLYECVRDVPGNRAVFTCRTLDYGAMLSSKDVGVPHIRLEPMTRAQVLEYIALHLPEQADVVHDALNRDPRALSFYRTPYMLRLLVNQVRAVGTVPVGRVDAFAGMVRELLRREILSGNPRTADPELLTDREQRRLRDGVRDPLWLPDRGHLVPALTRLAYQMQETKRGEDKGSVVVDYDTAVDLLNGLARLAEASLRVGCDTGILDEDEEAIRFFHQLLQEFFAARQLAAAPDFSRLAIPDTATAVTPPLAEVLTQLAPGEPLPPLPTTGWEETAVMAAALAEDPDAYVRNVLAVNPALAGRCLAAPDVHVDTAVRTEVTHTLVARSTDQATDLRARIHYGRILGVLGDPRLTRIESAHGAALLPEFARIPAGNHRIGAEGTSYILERPVHEVQLPTFDLARRPVTNAEYAHFIAAGGYEDDRWWHSAHARRWRSGEGIQDLITAEWRKKRDNLRRRPTLAIDMLRTGAATLQQAVSMVKLTTMTDEAIQKALTDIYGTEAPSTPAYWYDSLLAHPSAPVVGVSVYEAEAYCAWLTAVTSTTIRLPTEYEWEAAASAGGRAFPYGDDFEALASNTFEFHARSTLPVGIFTEGRSPAGIDDLSGNVFEWTASAPEPYPYDRDARPSDAPSDARVCRGGSWRHRHNRARAAYRGRGQCFVRNDDLGFRLARG; the protein is encoded by the coding sequence GTGTTCCGGGAGAAGATTTTCATCTCCTACCAGCGGGACTCCGCTGCCCTCGCGCAGCGTATCCACGATGCACTGGAAGCCGCAGGCTTCGACGCCTGGGTGGACACCGAACGCATCCGGCACACCGATCGATGGGCCACCTCTATCGACCAGGCACTACGGTCAGCCGACCGCCTCGTCGTGCTCCTCACTGAGAAGGCCACGGAGTCCCGCGAGGTCTTCAACGAGTGGTTCTTCTTCTACGATCACCGCAAGCCCATCCACGTGGTGCGCATCGACGGCTGCGAACTGCACTACCAACTGGTCCCGTTTCAGCGCTTGGAATGGACAGCCCAGGCTGACGAGAGCGAATGGGCGGCACGCACGAGCGCACTCGTCACCGCGCTGCGCGGCTCATTCTCATGGCCTCACGCGGCCTCGGCGGACGACGCTGTGGTCACCACCCCATTCGCCCCGCCCCGCACCCTGCTCGGCGCCTTCGCCGCGCTCGAAGAAGCAATCCGCAACCCCGACCGCTCCGTCGCCCTCACCGACCAGCAGCTCCACGACATCCGCGACCACCCTTCGCGCAGCGTCCGCGAGTACATGCTGTCTTGCTACGCCCGATGGTGCACCCCGCGCTACCAACTCGACCGCCGCTTCGTCCGCCTCGCCCTGGTCTACGACGAAGGCACCGACGCTTCCGACCGCTGGGTCACCGCGCCAAGCAGCCGCCGCACCGACGACCTCCAAACCATCCTCGCCGGCAGCGACTCCTTCGCGTACGTACTGCTGGGAGCGCCGGGGTCCGGGAAGACGACACTGCTGCGCCGCCTCGAACTCGACGTGGCCGCAGAAGGAATGACCCACCCCTCCGACCCGGTCGTCCCGTTCAACATCTCGCTGGCCGAATACGGTCTCAACGCCGGCGAACCGCCTGCCCCACGCCGCTGGCTGGAGGACCGCTGGAGGGCACGCAACCCGCACCTGCCCGAGCTGGCGCACTTTCTGGAGTCCGGTCGCCTCCTGCTGCTCCTGGACGGCCTCAACGAACTCGCCCACCTCGATGCTTCCGACCTGCGCCGCCGCGTCGACGCTTGGAGGACATTCCTCTACGAATGCGTCCGCGATGTCCCCGGAAACCGGGCCGTGTTCACCTGCCGCACCCTCGACTACGGCGCCATGCTCAGCAGCAAGGACGTCGGCGTCCCACACATCCGCCTCGAACCCATGACCCGCGCCCAGGTCCTGGAGTACATAGCCCTCCACCTGCCCGAACAGGCCGACGTTGTCCACGATGCTCTGAACCGAGACCCGCGAGCCCTGTCGTTCTACCGCACGCCATACATGCTGCGCTTGCTGGTCAACCAGGTCCGCGCCGTGGGCACGGTCCCCGTCGGGCGTGTCGACGCGTTCGCCGGCATGGTCCGCGAACTACTCCGCCGCGAGATCCTCTCCGGCAACCCACGGACCGCCGACCCGGAGCTCCTCACCGATCGGGAACAACGCCGCCTGCGTGACGGCGTCCGCGACCCGCTCTGGCTCCCGGACCGCGGCCACCTCGTTCCCGCCCTGACCCGCCTCGCGTACCAGATGCAGGAGACCAAGCGCGGCGAGGACAAAGGAAGCGTCGTCGTCGACTACGACACGGCCGTCGACCTCCTCAACGGGCTCGCCCGACTCGCGGAGGCCTCCCTGCGCGTCGGCTGCGACACCGGCATCCTCGATGAGGACGAAGAAGCCATCCGCTTCTTCCACCAGCTCCTCCAGGAATTCTTCGCCGCACGCCAACTTGCAGCAGCCCCCGACTTCTCCCGCCTCGCCATCCCCGACACGGCCACTGCCGTAACCCCGCCCCTTGCCGAGGTCCTGACGCAACTCGCCCCCGGCGAGCCGCTACCGCCGCTGCCGACCACCGGCTGGGAGGAGACGGCAGTCATGGCCGCTGCCCTCGCCGAGGACCCCGACGCGTACGTCCGCAACGTCCTCGCCGTCAATCCTGCCCTGGCAGGCCGCTGCCTGGCCGCCCCCGACGTACACGTCGACACAGCCGTGCGCACCGAGGTGACGCACACGCTCGTCGCCCGCAGCACCGATCAGGCGACGGACCTAAGGGCCCGCATCCACTACGGCCGCATCCTCGGCGTCCTGGGCGATCCTCGCCTGACGCGCATCGAGAGCGCTCACGGTGCTGCGCTCCTTCCAGAGTTCGCGCGCATCCCAGCCGGCAACCACCGCATCGGAGCCGAAGGCACCTCGTACATCCTCGAACGACCCGTCCACGAGGTGCAACTACCGACGTTCGACCTGGCCCGCCGCCCTGTCACCAACGCCGAGTACGCCCACTTCATAGCCGCCGGCGGCTATGAAGACGATCGGTGGTGGCACTCCGCCCACGCCCGCAGATGGCGCTCCGGCGAGGGCATCCAGGACCTCATCACCGCAGAGTGGCGCAAGAAGCGCGACAACCTGCGTCGCCGCCCCACCCTCGCCATCGACATGCTCCGCACCGGCGCTGCCACCCTGCAACAGGCCGTCAGCATGGTGAAGCTCACGACCATGACCGACGAGGCCATCCAAAAGGCCCTGACAGACATCTACGGCACGGAAGCCCCATCCACACCGGCGTACTGGTACGACAGCCTCCTCGCCCACCCCAGCGCCCCCGTCGTCGGCGTCTCCGTCTACGAGGCGGAGGCCTACTGCGCCTGGCTCACCGCGGTGACGAGCACGACGATCCGCCTGCCCACCGAATACGAATGGGAGGCCGCTGCCTCGGCCGGAGGGCGAGCCTTCCCCTACGGGGACGATTTCGAGGCGCTCGCGTCGAACACCTTCGAATTCCACGCGCGCAGCACGCTCCCCGTCGGCATTTTCACCGAGGGGCGGAGCCCCGCAGGCATCGACGATCTGTCCGGCAACGTCTTTGAGTGGACGGCGAGCGCCCCGGAGCCCTATCCCTACGACCGGGACGCCCGTCCGTCGGACGCGCCCAGCGATGCCCGTGTATGCCGTGGGGGTTCGTGGCGCCACCGCCACAACAGGGCTCGTGCGGCGTACCGGGGACGAGGACAGTGCTTCGTACGCAATGACGATCTCGGCTTCCGGCTCGCGAGGGGGTAG
- a CDS encoding SDR family NAD(P)-dependent oxidoreductase, which translates to MPLSGQVAVVTGSSRGIGHSVALAFAERGAKVVVNSHSDVTGGEALVQTIKENGGSALYVQADVADTTDVERLFTASEEAFGPIDVLVNNAGLTEGMPILDSTKEHWLRMLNINFLSTVLCSVRAARTMKERGTGAIINTSSIRGFDATGREGVMAYSAAKAAVNNFTRTLAKELAPNVRVNAVAPGFVETSYMDRTDDALKESWLDIIPLRQFIAPDDIAGAYVFLAESPYMTGTLLTADAGFTLGRG; encoded by the coding sequence ATGCCGCTCTCCGGTCAGGTTGCCGTCGTCACCGGTTCCTCGCGTGGAATCGGGCACTCTGTAGCGCTTGCTTTCGCGGAGCGCGGCGCGAAAGTCGTGGTCAACTCCCACAGCGACGTCACAGGAGGGGAGGCGCTCGTCCAGACAATCAAGGAGAACGGCGGCAGCGCGCTGTACGTGCAGGCCGACGTCGCCGACACCACCGACGTCGAGCGGCTCTTCACGGCCTCCGAGGAAGCGTTCGGCCCGATCGACGTCCTGGTGAACAACGCGGGCCTCACCGAAGGCATGCCCATCCTTGACTCCACCAAGGAACACTGGCTGCGCATGCTGAACATCAACTTCCTCTCCACTGTGTTGTGCTCCGTGCGGGCGGCCAGGACCATGAAGGAGCGAGGCACCGGCGCCATCATCAACACCTCCTCCATCCGCGGCTTCGACGCGACGGGCCGGGAAGGCGTGATGGCTTACTCCGCCGCCAAGGCAGCGGTCAACAACTTCACGCGCACGCTGGCCAAGGAACTCGCCCCGAACGTACGGGTGAATGCAGTCGCTCCCGGCTTCGTCGAGACCTCATACATGGACCGGACCGACGACGCGCTGAAGGAGTCCTGGCTGGACATCATCCCACTGCGCCAGTTCATCGCACCCGACGACATCGCAGGTGCATACGTCTTCCTCGCAGAGTCGCCGTACATGACCGGCACCCTTCTGACCGCCGACGCGGGGTTCACCCTGGGCCGTGGCTGA
- a CDS encoding DMT family transporter produces the protein MAVLWGTSGVLVRESALPAVAIAFGRAAVGAAVLWLWEAVTPRGRGRASIRSYGKPAVRSLLWSGALLAVHWLTFVMALQRVPIGTVLLGIYLAPLAIAGLAHCTLQERVTRGQLASLALALVGSVFVLQPGQAGGLDGLTLIAVSALAYAGSTLASKKTLSTVPTVQVATVQLAVTAVLLMPWLTIHPKLPSRVDVLVITSLGLVYSALALLAYLAFLRRLPVTTAGILLYLEPVSALVAGWIFLGEHPAPLTWLGACLVLVAGTMVSKESVSNTKAEAG, from the coding sequence GTGGCGGTCTTGTGGGGCACCAGTGGCGTCCTGGTCCGCGAAAGTGCGCTTCCCGCCGTAGCGATCGCGTTCGGGCGCGCCGCGGTGGGTGCGGCGGTTCTGTGGCTGTGGGAAGCGGTCACGCCGCGCGGGCGAGGCCGGGCGAGCATCCGCAGCTACGGGAAACCAGCAGTGCGCTCATTGCTATGGTCCGGAGCGCTCCTGGCTGTGCACTGGCTGACGTTCGTGATGGCCTTGCAGCGGGTGCCGATTGGCACGGTCCTGCTCGGTATCTATCTCGCACCGCTCGCCATCGCGGGGCTGGCCCACTGCACTCTCCAGGAACGTGTCACGCGTGGCCAGCTGGCATCGCTGGCGCTGGCCCTGGTCGGCAGCGTCTTCGTCCTCCAGCCGGGGCAGGCCGGCGGTCTCGACGGGCTGACGTTGATCGCCGTTTCGGCGCTTGCCTACGCCGGATCCACGCTGGCCAGCAAGAAGACGCTCAGTACCGTCCCGACCGTACAGGTCGCCACCGTCCAACTGGCGGTCACCGCAGTGCTCTTGATGCCCTGGCTCACCATCCACCCGAAGCTGCCGAGCCGCGTCGACGTCTTGGTCATCACCAGCCTTGGCCTGGTCTACAGCGCGTTGGCGCTCCTGGCCTATCTCGCCTTCCTCAGGCGCCTGCCGGTGACGACCGCGGGAATCCTGCTGTACCTCGAACCGGTCTCGGCACTGGTCGCCGGCTGGATCTTTCTGGGCGAACATCCCGCGCCACTCACCTGGCTCGGCGCATGTCTTGTACTCGTCGCCGGCACCATGGTCAGCAAGGAATCCGTGTCCAACACCAAGGCAGAAGCAGGCTAG